One Leptodactylus fuscus isolate aLepFus1 chromosome 11, aLepFus1.hap2, whole genome shotgun sequence genomic window, GTAGCTGTGAGCCATCTGAGACACTTTCTAGATTCTCTACCATctctataacacactgaatttggTCGTCCTGTAGGACGTGTCCAGCATTGGACCTGAATTTCTTCACTAGAGATTCTCGGCTCAGAGGTTTCCTCCAGTGCCCATAAAATGTGTCACATTTGCCAATGATTACGTCTCCATTTTTCATTAGCAAGGCCACTTCTCCATACATCTTGTCAAAGTTGGCTTCATTGTCTTGTGGATGCTCCACCACCACTTTGCTCAGAAGATTATACAAATCCTTGCGTAACATTTTGTCTTCATGGAAAGACCCGACGTTAACTTCCCCATCCAGTAGAGCGGTGCAGGCATTGAACTGGAAGGAGTGACGGGCCTCATGTTCTGAATCGGGGTAGGGTCTGTTAATATATTTGGAGACTGGAATTCTAAGAACAATGGTCTGAATGATGGATGGGTCGAATGTTCCATACTGCTCTTCAAACCTGTTTCTGACGGAGACGGCAGCATCAGCTATCCAATGCATTCCCAAATGTGCTGGGAAAGACTTGAAAGCAATATCTTGCTTCTCCAGAAGAAACTTATAGTGCTTTCCTGGTGAGTGGACGGCCTTAGGCTGGTAGTCACCATAAAAAGCACTAAAACCAGAACAACCGGGCACATCATCAAGTATGAGGGAGTTTGCCTCCATACCATTAGCAGCCAGAATGGCGGCTTCAAGGCCTAACCTAGTGGCATTACCAATATGTAATGGCTTAGCGAGAGTGGCAGCGTTGGCCATTGGAGCGCCAGCAAGTGAGGCCGCAATGGCCAAGGCGTGGGTGCATTGATATTTGTCTAATGAGAGAAGCTTGGCTGAAGCTGCTGCACTTCCCATGGTGCCAACTACAGAAGGTGGATGGAACCTGTTAAGAAAACATTTCATGAATTAgttccaatatattctatgacatACACAATGATGGCGCGCTACAAGGAGCTCACTACTCACTTTTTAGGAATATTCTTTGCTTCACTAGAGAAACTCATCAGTCTTCCTTGTATTTCAATCCCCACATTGAAGGCTGTCAGGAGATCTTCACCACTGACTCTTCTATCATGTGAGATCATCTGAGCCAATGAAAGGATGGCAGGAAGCACGGCGCCCGATGGGTGAGTGGCAGGGTGCCAGGTGTCATCAAAGTCCATGGAGTGTACCTGCGAGAACAGAGAGATTAACTATACAAGTAACTGCCAGGGAGGCagcagtaactccagcaggtaacatgccctatttacttacctatcctggttcctgctcacggctgctagctcttccccttctgcggaggtggctttgagcaggagccgggatcggtaagtgaggccacgggcccatgaaccccacaaacactattattatattcgggggtcagACCCCATATTatgccaatatggggcataatactgtgtgcaggggccaatatggggcataatagcgtgtGCAGGTGGTTGTGGGGAGTTGTGGTTCTCGGAGGGGAAGGGgaagtcggtcgggggggggggggaggcatctAAAAAGTTTGTCATGtggtcccaccattcctagttaagccactgtaTACAACCCTGGCCTTACGACTATGACAAATGGTGACCAATTCAGACGGATTGTGTGTTTATTGCTAATTTTATTAAGCGCTTTTTAGTATATACTTACAGCGACTCCATTGACATAGGCTGCCAGGGTCGGGGAGAGCTTCAAGCCTTTTTGGCCATAGACTGAACACAAGTTAGAATTGCCACGAGCGGAGGAATGGAGGTCCTAGAACAATGAATAGTATAAACTGTAATATAACCAAAGAGCTCCGTATAATGTTACCTACACTACTAGAAGTATCTATACAGTCCAAAGCCACATTGTTACCATACCTGGCAGTATTTCAGCACAATGTTAAAGACATGTGTTGTGCTGCCGATAAGCCCCACGCCAATGTTGTCCAGGATCATGCGCTTACTTCTGTGGCGGACGACATCAGACAGATGCTCCGGGCGCGTCCCATTAATAAATGATGCAAAACTGTTGGTGACCGTGTCTTCTATCTGGTCTCCAGTAACCACTGCAAAGAAACATAGAAAGAAACAGGTCACTAATCCTAGAAATGACTAGAAGCTTTCTGCATAGAACACGGGGGGGTCATCTTCTACTGATACATCTTTGGTTGGTTTCTAGCTAGGGGGTGAGCTTAACCATATTTTGGTGCAGACGGGGAATGCTGCTGCTCCGACCAGTCGTTTTGCAGCCTGTCACAGTTCTATGGTGGAGAATATATGACCTTCTGTAATATGGAACAAAACAGGACCAAGGGAGCGAAGTAAGAGGAGCTGGAGTATATTTGGTGAATCGATAGTCACACCTTTGGCGCAGACAAATAGCTTTGGGGATATGACGATTTaccttttgctgcagatttgtgaaTGCTTCGTGACAGTGCAGGAAACTTTCTGGAGTTCTAGAAAGAAAAGAAACTTTTTAACCAGAATACATGCCTGagcattcatatatatataaaataccgtATACAGCATTAGCACCATCTACAATGTTTCCAATGTAAACCGAATATTGTATTTGTGCATAATACTTGACTCCACCAAAAAAACTCTAAAGATTAAATAATGTACAACAAAAATACTTCAAATTCTAATAATATATTTGAATACAGACATAGAAATATTTATCAATTATCCATCAACCAATAGAACAGTAAGACGATGATTTGGTTGTCAGCGCTTACTTACATGGACTAGTGTGGAAAGCATCTTGAGTGTGCAGTGTCTTCTGGTCTGATTCGGTGCTGAGTTGCTGTTTGGTGTCTCCAGTCCTGTCCTGTGATATTTATTTAGTTTTGCAGCCTTACATCATTTACATATTGGCATGTCATAGGAAATAGGTggagttacctgaagagctgacaCCTATGTAATGGATTATTGTGGGAAATTTCACAGGAAGTAATGTACCTGACATCATAAGATACTTGTGTCCCTGAGCATTATCTTGTATCTATAATCATTATACAATTATACAGCGTCTTAGGAGATGCCCTGAAGCCTCCACATTGTCTTCTGAACTTCAGGAATCCATTCTAGCAAATCTGCTGCTACATAGATTGTGTATAACCTAAATCCAAGTTTGTATctaaactctatctatctatctatctatctatctatctatctatctatctatctatctatctatctatctcctatctatctatctatctatctatctatctcctatctatctatctatctatctatctatctatctatctatctatctcctatctatctatctatctatctatctatctatctatctcctatctatctatctatctatctatctatctatctatctatctatcatctatctctctatctatctatctatctatctatctatctatctatctatctatctcatatctatctatttttgtGTCATTATCTCTTCATTGCACAGAATACATTGCAAAGCCGAGTACAGCTGTCAATAAAGAAtatagaaatgcaggatttcacagaaaggagccgaAATTGAATAATCAAATATGTTGCAAAATGTATTAAATGACAACTAATGGTGGAAAAtcaaaaagttgtttgaaagtttagttctggtttaaagaggacctttcatcagatcgggcacaggcagttctatatactgctgaattcagcgcactgtcggctttcccgatctgtgcccagtgtaaagcgctatcggtcccggtaaagtagcgctttacagtcagaaggccgtttctgacacttagccagggacgcccttctgcccagcagcgcctatcgcgctgtattgtggagcggggaggaacgccccctccctctgctcacagtgattgtccatagacgagtattatcaggaggggagggggcgttcctccccagtcttagagcacagcgagataggcgctgctgggcagaaggacgtccctggctaagtgtcagaaatggccttctgactgtaaagcgctactttaccgggaccgatagcgctttacactgggcacagatcgggaaagccgatagtgcgctgaattcagcgcactgtcagctttccagcagtatataaaactgcatgtgcccgatctgatgaaaggtcctctttaaagggggtttccagcccACAGTGGATGACCAGGCAGCACCAGAATGACTGCAGCAGGGGGTCAGTCCAGGGGAATATAGCTTTTTAATTTAGTAAGAGCAGGCTGGAAAGGCTGTTTTAAAGGAAATTTGTCACTAAAAAttcattttagaatttatttgtcatttttttttatttttcacgttACATGAAATATTAATGTATTTAGAATCATTTTGAATATTTCCCACAGTTGACCACTAGAGGGGGCATCGTCATGCACTCTGGCAGCTGATTCTATCTCCTTTGCTTTGTATCTATAACAGGTAGCGGCTTTGGTGACATTATAATTGGAGAGGAATCTCAGTCTATATCAAGCGGATACAAGTGACTGAATATAGGACCAATATGTTCACAGCACCTATAACAGCTGTGCAGAGCTTTACATATGTCATTGCTGTTTGTGCGAAGTGCATGcagttgtgttgtgtgtgtgatgtatgtagttGAACAGTGTGTGTTGACGCAGTACACAGATCATGCCACCTCTCATGGTCAACAGTGGCTCATGTCGGGACCTTGCATGAATTTCAGGATTGCGTGGAACACTGAAGGTAATTTGGGAGTATCCTGGGTCTGCTTAGTTTAAGACCAGATGTGTAAGTTGaaactcctggaccccaatgcaaaactacctaccttgtgccatttaaaatATTGATATATTCTCAATGGCAGAGGGATCTTTGGGTCACCCTCggggtccagggcccagtagcgacTACTAACACTGCTCCCACTTTAGCTAAAGTTGAGAAACTTGTGAaaggattattatttttttttttacaagtgttaTAACCTATAAACTAGCGAGCTAGCAGCATTACTATTAGCATGTCCTGTGCATGCCAAGAAAGAAACATCTCCCAAAAATAAGTAGACACTCAGCCTACTGACCGCAGCGCGTATTCGGAAGATGGCAGCTTTTCAAGATGGAGAGGGAAGGGACAATGAGAAACAATGGAAAACAAAACAGATGGAAGAACATAACAGGGCAtggaaattttaccaaaatttttaaTGCAACAATCTTTCTATTGGACATGGAATTGTATTAATGGAAAGATTACATATATAACAATTCTCATAGAATTCtctgatattatatatatcctaacCATAATCAGGTTTCTATTATACCTGACTATTACTAATGCTACAAACAATTTGGGGACCAATTTATTGGGAAACATCACCagcctttatatacagtatagaagcacAAACATCACCAGCAGTCAATACAAACTTTGCTACAACTTCAATGGAACTTGTAAATATTTTGAAGGATTGTTACTATCCCATTGGCGTCTTACTCCAGCATCTTGTGAGTTCTGTTGCTGCTCATTTCTCAAGATGACCACGCAAAGTTGGATAAAAACTTTGCCCAATTCTTGAGTGAATATGTAAGTAGCTTACAATGGATtccttacaatataatataccagGTCGAGGGTTTGTTATAGATGTGAAACACCTTGAAAGTTATAAAAAGTCTAAAATAGAAAAAGTCTTGTAAGATCCAATAATATCTTCTTATCTCACTGATTTGCGTTAGACCCACAATACGTAAGTGACAATTCCAATCATAAAACCAAGTAATTGTCCTGTAGAAGGAAACAAAATACAATGTTTTATCATTGCCTGTCTAGGAGATACCGGGTGGGGATGGGGAATAGTTCTAGGACTTATTTTTCTGTCCAACATCCTTGTTTGCTGGGATACTAGGACATAGGCAAAATATATTAGAGTGTCACAATTCAGTGAGCGAAACTAAACATAGAACACTAAGTGACACTCCCTGAATAGAACATGATCATAAAGtccattttattaataaaaaaacatcAATATTACAGGAGGGAAGACACAGAACAGTCACAATGTATCATCCGGAATGTTCAGCactccattctcttctatggggctgctgcaGATTACTGTCCTCGCAACCCAAAAAAATGTGACACTTATCTCCCAAGATGTGACACTTATCTCCCAAGATGTGACTCTTATCTTTTATTCTTTGGATGGAGAATAAGTGTCactatggcacaacccctttacatTGTATATATTAAAAAGGAGTATAATATTGAAGTAGTTTGATTCACATTTCTAAAATGACAATGAGGAAAGTAACAATAAGCATGAAGTAGAAGGTCTTACATGTATAAGACTATATGAGAACAAGTTCTGATTTGGCATCTTAGAAAGGGATATGAGagcagaatcttttttttttattttttattttttgcattcatttttcATGGATGCAAATTTTTTGCCCAGATAATCTTAAGTCATAACAAGAAAATTTAAGGAAGTGTAAACTGCCATTTACCAAGAAAAGCACCTGTCAATGATGAATCACTGTATGAGGTGTTACAATTGTTCCTTAAACTTTGTTATTAGTGAATTTGTTTTAGAATTTTCAGCTCTTGCAACATTGAAGGAAATTCTATTGCTAGCCTTGGTGTATTGTCAGACCTGCTTTATCACTGCAAGACCATCCGGTTACCTAAATATCTTAGATAGTTTCTTTTGTTGTCTCATAATCTTGCTCAACAGGGAGAATAACGCAAGAAAGCGGTTTTGAGAATAAGTATATTGGAGATTTAAGACGGTGCAGGAGGAAGATAAAGAAAGAAATAGATTTGCTtttagatacaatgtatcaagaAGGGAGAaaagtatatttttgtatatagattCCCCCAAAGCTACACTCATTtattaggtatatactgtatactctctcTGTTTCCATCATTTATATGGCATCCTTATATAACAGTACAGACATAGCCTGATGTTTTGTTATTCTTATTATTTTTGCTTGCCATTCTCATTTCCAAATTGAATTTGTATttctataaataatataagtaattaaatataaataatttgtataatttataaagtgttgcggaatatgttggcgctatataaataacattaataataataataataataataataataataataataataaattgttatttttatttcataGACTAAGAGTCCAGGTAATGTATTTTTCATTAAATAAAATGCTTGTTTCTTCAATTATTTCCATCCCCTCTCCCTGATCAGATCCATACACAGATCGGCccgcaatagaagtctatggagagaggtggAGGAATCAGATTGTCTAACTTTCACTGCCACCATGACTGATGTGGATTTTCTTCATATCTATTTAACTAAAATATTGTGTTTTTTATGGCGTTTTACTGCCTATCTCACAGAACAAGGAGCCCAACTATCTGACACTGACCTCAGGACTCTGCAATTCCGTAATGTAAATCAGGGCATCCAACAGTTTCTTCTGCAGCGAGACTTTAATACGTTTCAAGCTTTTCCTCCTTATACTTCCAGGAATACATATTTTTTTGTAGAATTGCAGAAAGGTACTAAAATGATCCTCTTTATTGGCTGTAGCTGTAGGTATAGTATAGTaagtatatgatcctctatattggcTGTAG contains:
- the LOC142184207 gene encoding cis-aconitate decarboxylase-like; translated protein: MLSTLVHNSRKFPALSRSIHKSAAKVVTGDQIEDTVTNSFASFINGTRPEHLSDVVRHRSKRMILDNIGVGLIGSTTHVFNIVLKYCQDLHSSARGNSNLCSVYGQKGLKLSPTLAAYVNGVAVHSMDFDDTWHPATHPSGAVLPAILSLAQMISHDRRVSGEDLLTAFNVGIEIQGRLMSFSSEAKNIPKKFHPPSVVGTMGSAAASAKLLSLDKYQCTHALAIAASLAGAPMANAATLAKPLHIGNATRLGLEAAILAANGMEANSLILDDVPGCSGFSAFYGDYQPKAVHSPGKHYKFLLEKQDIAFKSFPAHLGMHWIADAAVSVRNRFEEQYGTFDPSIIQTIVLRIPVSKYINRPYPDSEHEARHSFQFNACTALLDGEVNVGSFHEDKMLRKDLYNLLSKVVVEHPQDNEANFDKMYGEVALLMKNGDVIIGKCDTFYGHWRKPLSRESLVKKFRSNAGHVLQDDQIQCVIEMVENLESVSDGSQLPLLLQ